Proteins found in one Mangifera indica cultivar Alphonso chromosome 15, CATAS_Mindica_2.1, whole genome shotgun sequence genomic segment:
- the LOC123197206 gene encoding AAA-ATPase At3g28580-like isoform X2, with protein MLTMGELWATLGSVIASVMFASAIFRQHFPHQLWGYVEKYSFKLVRFFYPYIEIRFDEFSGDRMKRSEAFSAIQNYLSTKASLLATRFKADFVKDSQSLILSMEDKEEVTDEFEGVKVWWVLVKTAPRTQQFSFYPAADEKRFYKLTFHESHREIITAYVKHVLDEGKAIAVKDRQRKLFSNNSSESWHGWRQRKWSHVQFEHPATLDTLAMETTKKEEIKKDLLKFREGKEYYKKIGKAWKRGYLLYGPPGTGTGKSTMIAAMANFLNYDVYDLELTTVKDNSQLRSLLIETTNKSIIVIEDIDCLLDLTGQWEKKKEKDEDKEEKNPVEKKMKEEGENKASKVTLSGLLNFIDGLWSACGGERLIVFTTNYLDKLDPALIRRGRMDKHIEMSYCGFEAFKVLAKNYLDIVSHELFAEVGSQLAETNMTPADVAENLMPKSDDDDTETCLKNLIEALKVAKEEAIKKAEEEARLKAEKEEEEEGKKKCADFTEENKKGNESSANSVKKNGSPDKEVKQ; from the exons ATGTTGACTATGGGAGAGTTATGGGCCACTCTAGGCTCTGTTATAGCAAGTGTTATGTTTGCATCAGCTATTTTCAGGCAACACTTCCCTCATCAACTTTGGGGCTATGTTGAAAAATATAGTTTCAAGTTGGTTCGATTCTTTTATCCTTATATTGAGATTCGGTTTGATGAATTCTCCGGTGACCGCATGAAGCGTAGTGAAGCCTTCTCTGCCATTCAGAATTATCTCAGTACCAAAGCCTCGTTGCTTGCTACTCGGTTCAAGGCTGATTTTGTGAAAGACAGCCAATCTCTAATTCTTAGCATGGAGGATAAAGAGGAGGTGACAGATGAGTTTGAAGGGGTCAAGGTTTGGTGGGTCTTGGTTAAGACCGCCCCCAGAACAcaacaattttctttctatcCAGCTGCGGATGAGAAGAGGTTTTACAAGCTCACATTCCATGAGAGTCACAGAGAAATCATCACAGCTTATGTTAAGCATGTGCTTGATGAAGGAAAGGCCATTGCTGTGAAGGACCGGCAGCGCAAGCTATTCAGCAACAATTCTAGCGAGAGTTGGCATGGCTGGAGACAAAGAAAGTGGAGCCATGTACAATTTGAGCATCCTGCCACACTTGATACGTTAGCAATGGAGACAACAAAGAAGGAAGAAATCAAGAAAGACCTTTTGAAGTTCAGAGAGGGGAAAGAGTACTATAAGAAGATTGGGAAAGCTTGGAAGCGAGGGTATCTTCTTTATGGCCCTCCAGGAACTG GAACTGGTAAATCAACCATGATTGCTGCAATGGCAAATTTTTTGAACTATGATGTGTATGATCTTGAACTTACCACAGTCAAGGACAACTCACAGTTGAGGAGTCTTTTGATTGAGACAACAAATAAGTCGATCATTGTTATAGAGGACATTGATTGCTTGCTTGATCTAACTGGTCAGTGggagaagaaaaaggagaaagatgaggataaagaagagaaaaatcccgttgaaaagaagatgaaagaagaaggtGAAAACAAAGCAAGCAAGGTCACTTTATCTGGGCTTCTGAATTTCATTGATGGCCTTTGGTCAGCTTGTGGGGGAGAAAGACTTATTGTGTTCACTACAAATTATTTAGACAAGCTTGATCCAGCACTTATCAGGAGAGGCAGAATGGACAAGCACATAGAAATGTCTTATTGTGGCTTTGAGGCATTTAAAGTGTTAGCCAAGAATTATTTAGATATTGTCTCACATGAGTTATTTGCAGAAGTTGGCAGTCAGTTGGCAGAAACCAATATGACTCCAGCTGATGTTGCCGAGAACTTGATGCCAAAGTCTGATGACGATGACACAGAGACATGTTTGAAGAATTTGATTGAAGCCCTCAAGGTGGCCAAGGAGGAAGCTATAAAGAAGGCTGAGGAAGAAGCTCGACTAAAGGCAGAgaaagaagaggaggaggagggcAAGAAGAAGTGTGCTGATTTTACTGAAGAGAACAAGAAAGGCAATGAAAGTTCAGCTAATTCAGTGAAAAAGAATGGTTCCCCAGATAAGGAAGTTAAACAATGA
- the LOC123197209 gene encoding thaumatin-like protein isoform X2 has translation MKLSTAFYFFQLWLFMFSGQALAHTVTFYVHNKCPFPVWPATAPNNGQPVIEDGGFYLPSGETRIIEAPWSWSGRIWGRTGCNFASNWKSACETGDCDGRLQCNGLIGRPPATLVEISLQAYKGQPNYYDVSLVDGYNLPVTVAPRQVSRNCTISGCKKNLNTGCPQELQVVNKNGQVVACKSACLAFNLDSFCCRNEYGTPEKCKPNLYSKIFKDACPAYYSYAFDMPPPLINCASKEYVVTFCPSSWGKIDANISSI, from the exons ATGAAGCTGTCTACTGCTTTTTACTTCTTCCAGCTTTGGCTTTTTATGTTTTCTG GGCAAGCACTAGCTCACACTGTCACATTTTATGTGCATAACAAATGCCCCTTTCCAGTATGGCCTGCAACTGCCCCTAACAATGGCCAGCCGGTTATTGAAGATGGTGGTTTCTACCTCCCCTCTGGTGAAACTCGAATTATTGAAGCCCCATGGTCATGGAGCGGTCGAATTTGGGGCAGAACGGGCTGCAATTTTGCATCTAATTGGAAGTCTGCCTGTGAAACTGGTGACTGTGATGGAAGACTTCAATGCAATGGCCTAATAGGCAGACCACCAGCCACATTAGTTGAGATTTCACTACAAGCCTATAAAGGCCAGCCAAATTACTATGACGTGAGTTTAGTTGACGGCTATAACCTCCCTGTAACGGTGGCACCAAGGCAAGTATCACGAAATTGTACAATTTCTGGCTGCAAGAAGAATCTCAACACTGGCTGCCCACAAGAGCTCCAAGTTGTGAACAAAAATGGGCAAGTGGTGGCTTGCAAAAGTGCTTGTTTGGCTTTCAATCTTGACTCATTTTGTTGCAGGAATGAATATGGAACCCCAGAAAAGTGCAAGCCTAACTTATACTCGAAGATTTTCAAGGATGCTTGTCCTGCTTATTATAGTTATGCATTTGACATGCCACCACCATTGATAAATTGTGCTTCCAAAGAATATGTGGTAACATTTTGCCCTTCTAGTTGGGGCAAAATTGATGCCAATATATCTTCGATATAG
- the LOC123197209 gene encoding thaumatin-like protein isoform X1 — protein sequence MKLSTAFYFFQLWLFMFSVMIYFSGQALAHTVTFYVHNKCPFPVWPATAPNNGQPVIEDGGFYLPSGETRIIEAPWSWSGRIWGRTGCNFASNWKSACETGDCDGRLQCNGLIGRPPATLVEISLQAYKGQPNYYDVSLVDGYNLPVTVAPRQVSRNCTISGCKKNLNTGCPQELQVVNKNGQVVACKSACLAFNLDSFCCRNEYGTPEKCKPNLYSKIFKDACPAYYSYAFDMPPPLINCASKEYVVTFCPSSWGKIDANISSI from the exons ATGAAGCTGTCTACTGCTTTTTACTTCTTCCAGCTTTGGCTTTTTATGTTTTCTG ttatgatatatttttcagGGCAAGCACTAGCTCACACTGTCACATTTTATGTGCATAACAAATGCCCCTTTCCAGTATGGCCTGCAACTGCCCCTAACAATGGCCAGCCGGTTATTGAAGATGGTGGTTTCTACCTCCCCTCTGGTGAAACTCGAATTATTGAAGCCCCATGGTCATGGAGCGGTCGAATTTGGGGCAGAACGGGCTGCAATTTTGCATCTAATTGGAAGTCTGCCTGTGAAACTGGTGACTGTGATGGAAGACTTCAATGCAATGGCCTAATAGGCAGACCACCAGCCACATTAGTTGAGATTTCACTACAAGCCTATAAAGGCCAGCCAAATTACTATGACGTGAGTTTAGTTGACGGCTATAACCTCCCTGTAACGGTGGCACCAAGGCAAGTATCACGAAATTGTACAATTTCTGGCTGCAAGAAGAATCTCAACACTGGCTGCCCACAAGAGCTCCAAGTTGTGAACAAAAATGGGCAAGTGGTGGCTTGCAAAAGTGCTTGTTTGGCTTTCAATCTTGACTCATTTTGTTGCAGGAATGAATATGGAACCCCAGAAAAGTGCAAGCCTAACTTATACTCGAAGATTTTCAAGGATGCTTGTCCTGCTTATTATAGTTATGCATTTGACATGCCACCACCATTGATAAATTGTGCTTCCAAAGAATATGTGGTAACATTTTGCCCTTCTAGTTGGGGCAAAATTGATGCCAATATATCTTCGATATAG
- the LOC123197206 gene encoding AAA-ATPase At3g28580-like isoform X1, translated as MLTMGELWATLGSVIASVMFASAIFRQHFPHQLWGYVEKYSFKLVRFFYPYIEIRFDEFSGDRMKRSEAFSAIQNYLSTKASLLATRFKADFVKDSQSLILSMEDKEEVTDEFEGVKVWWVLVKTAPRTQQFSFYPAADEKRFYKLTFHESHREIITAYVKHVLDEGKAIAVKDRQRKLFSNNSSESWHGWRQRKWSHVQFEHPATLDTLAMETTKKEEIKKDLLKFREGKEYYKKIGKAWKRGYLLYGPPGTGKSTMIAAMANFLNYDVYDLELTTVKDNSQLRSLLIETTNKSIIVIEDIDCLLDLTGQWEKKKEKDEDKEEKNPVEKKMKEEGENKASKVTLSGLLNFIDGLWSACGGERLIVFTTNYLDKLDPALIRRGRMDKHIEMSYCGFEAFKVLAKNYLDIVSHELFAEVGSQLAETNMTPADVAENLMPKSDDDDTETCLKNLIEALKVAKEEAIKKAEEEARLKAEKEEEEEGKKKCADFTEENKKGNESSANSVKKNGSPDKEVKQ; from the exons ATGTTGACTATGGGAGAGTTATGGGCCACTCTAGGCTCTGTTATAGCAAGTGTTATGTTTGCATCAGCTATTTTCAGGCAACACTTCCCTCATCAACTTTGGGGCTATGTTGAAAAATATAGTTTCAAGTTGGTTCGATTCTTTTATCCTTATATTGAGATTCGGTTTGATGAATTCTCCGGTGACCGCATGAAGCGTAGTGAAGCCTTCTCTGCCATTCAGAATTATCTCAGTACCAAAGCCTCGTTGCTTGCTACTCGGTTCAAGGCTGATTTTGTGAAAGACAGCCAATCTCTAATTCTTAGCATGGAGGATAAAGAGGAGGTGACAGATGAGTTTGAAGGGGTCAAGGTTTGGTGGGTCTTGGTTAAGACCGCCCCCAGAACAcaacaattttctttctatcCAGCTGCGGATGAGAAGAGGTTTTACAAGCTCACATTCCATGAGAGTCACAGAGAAATCATCACAGCTTATGTTAAGCATGTGCTTGATGAAGGAAAGGCCATTGCTGTGAAGGACCGGCAGCGCAAGCTATTCAGCAACAATTCTAGCGAGAGTTGGCATGGCTGGAGACAAAGAAAGTGGAGCCATGTACAATTTGAGCATCCTGCCACACTTGATACGTTAGCAATGGAGACAACAAAGAAGGAAGAAATCAAGAAAGACCTTTTGAAGTTCAGAGAGGGGAAAGAGTACTATAAGAAG ATTGGGAAAGCTTGGAAGCGAGGGTATCTTCTTTATGGCCCTCCAGGAACTGGTAAATCAACCATGATTGCTGCAATGGCAAATTTTTTGAACTATGATGTGTATGATCTTGAACTTACCACAGTCAAGGACAACTCACAGTTGAGGAGTCTTTTGATTGAGACAACAAATAAGTCGATCATTGTTATAGAGGACATTGATTGCTTGCTTGATCTAACTGGTCAGTGggagaagaaaaaggagaaagatgaggataaagaagagaaaaatcccgttgaaaagaagatgaaagaagaaggtGAAAACAAAGCAAGCAAGGTCACTTTATCTGGGCTTCTGAATTTCATTGATGGCCTTTGGTCAGCTTGTGGGGGAGAAAGACTTATTGTGTTCACTACAAATTATTTAGACAAGCTTGATCCAGCACTTATCAGGAGAGGCAGAATGGACAAGCACATAGAAATGTCTTATTGTGGCTTTGAGGCATTTAAAGTGTTAGCCAAGAATTATTTAGATATTGTCTCACATGAGTTATTTGCAGAAGTTGGCAGTCAGTTGGCAGAAACCAATATGACTCCAGCTGATGTTGCCGAGAACTTGATGCCAAAGTCTGATGACGATGACACAGAGACATGTTTGAAGAATTTGATTGAAGCCCTCAAGGTGGCCAAGGAGGAAGCTATAAAGAAGGCTGAGGAAGAAGCTCGACTAAAGGCAGAgaaagaagaggaggaggagggcAAGAAGAAGTGTGCTGATTTTACTGAAGAGAACAAGAAAGGCAATGAAAGTTCAGCTAATTCAGTGAAAAAGAATGGTTCCCCAGATAAGGAAGTTAAACAATGA